Proteins from a genomic interval of Plasmodium sp. gorilla clade G2 genome assembly, chromosome: 10:
- a CDS encoding serine/threonine protein kinase, FIKK family yields the protein MTLMNKSYILFGERFKINFVNIKSKKKKYLSDYSCKKKGMSKYGNCIVHILYFTWLVLGTLYIFLSIFHRGGIKNVSELFIIQRYNRCLAEFDNVSNIFNWNVFKQVINKIKNFDIVLENDYEDVDKNEKHILPKINVKEKWNKYRPRSNKIKRALTKIEIKDNLNRFINCLNTDRLEIVNDNSSDNNYFDIISDEENYINELNSKYIYNWNLGKKSLCKMLENADNYYINGVKYSDWKLTSIPTHGYNKENGRVQEMFKTYVSSKEGDGSDKVGLFIKKIPIYIWLKQFELMNAYNGEYVLCGENYVMEATTLAFLNEYYPGITPKLYKILYEPEKKEYDIENNTPDCMFHDINVFNDILSARLKCNMNGYIVIISELFGEDIYKYLTKQKKKNIFALHNYMKRKKILFECLNALRKLHDAGLSHLDISPQNILISYNFEIRLCDLAKSTPIYTSNLRHLKDMNGLYLFESCVPTIGKIRSMPPECWELSRKYIRMKICEPLEQLTPITDLDERTPFYFDVISADKFMLGVLFIWIWNNDYLWKCSDIEQDIDFLIFSECDMDVDVFELTRTWPYELKKIIQKLLQSERRKNLNLHELCAHPWWFSKM from the exons aTGACTCTTATGAATAAaagttatattttatttggaGAAAGGTTTAAGAttaattttgtaaatataaaaagtaagaagaaaaaatatcttAGTGATTATAGTTGTAAAAAAAAGGGCATGAGTAAATATGGAAATTGTATagttcatattttatattttacatggCTTGTTTTGGGaactctatatatatttttatcg aTATTTCATAGGGGTGGAATAAAAAACGTATcagaattatttattattcaaaGATACAATCGATGCTTAGCCGAATTTGATAATGttagtaatatatttaattggaATGTGTTTAAACAggttattaataaaataaagaactTCGATATTGTTTTGGAGAATGATTATGAAGATGTTGATAAGAATGAAAAACATATACTTCCTAAAATTAATGTGAAAGAAAAATGGAATAAATATAGGCCACGttctaataaaataaaaagggcCTTAACTAAAATTGAAATTAAGGATAATTTAAATCGTTTTATAAATTGTTTAAATACAGATAGATTAGAAATAGTTAATGACAATAGTTCTGacaataattattttgatatCATAAGTGAcgaagaaaattatataaacgaATTAaattctaaatatatatataattggaATTTAGGTAAAAAATCTTTATGTAAAATGTTAGAAAATGcagataattattatattaatggaGTCAAATATTCTGATTGGAAATTAACATCTATACCTACACATggttataataaagaaaatggtAGAGTTCAAGAAATGTTTAAAACATATGTATCTTCTAAAGAAGGAGATGGTTCTGATAAAGTAGGATTATTTATTAAGAAaatacctatatatatatggttaaAACAATTTGAATTAATGAATGCATATAATGGAGAATATGTATTATGTGGAGAAAATTATGTTATGGAAGCTACTACATTAGCATTcttaaatgaatattatcCAGGAATAACTcctaaattatataaaatattatatgaacctgaaaaaaaggaatatgaTATTGAAAATAACACACCTGATTGTATGTTTCatgatataaatgtttttaaTGATATTTTAAGTGCTAGATTAAAATGTAATATGAATGGTTATATTGTCATTATATCTGAATTATTTGGAgaagatatttataaatatttaacaaaacaaaaaaaaaaaaatatttttgcattacataattatatgaaaagaaaaaaaattctttttgAATGTTTAAATGCTTTAAGAAAATTACATGATGCAGGTTTATCTCATCTTGATATTAGTccacaaaatattttaatatcatACAATTTTGAAATAAGATTATGTGATCTAGCCAAAAGTACACCAATATACACTAGTAATTTAAGACATTTAAAGGATATGAAtggattatatttatttgaatcATGTGTACCTACCATTGGGAAAATCAGATCTATGCCTCCAGAATGTTGGGAATTAtctagaaaatatattagaatGAAAATATGTGAACCTTTAGAACAGTTAACACCTATAACAGATTTGGATGAAAGAACACCTTTCTATTTTGATGTAATAAGTGCTGATAAATTTATGTTAGGTGTCTTATTTATTTGGATATGGAATAATGATTATTTGTGGAAATGTTCAGATATCGAACAAGATATAGACTTCTTAATATTTTCTGAATGTGACATGGATGTTGATGTATTTGAATTAACAAGAACTTGGCCATATGAGCTCAAGAAAATAATTCAG aaatTACTCCAATCGGAACGAAGGAAGAATTTAAATTTACATGAACTTTGTGCTCATCCATGGTGGTTTTCtaaaatgtaa